A window of Aquipuribacter sp. SD81 genomic DNA:
CCCGTACCGCCGTCCGGCCGGCACGACCCCGCACCCGACCCGATCTGGAGTGACATGTCCCAGGCACACCGCCGCGGCGCACTGGCCGCCGTGGCCGCAGTGGCGCTCGCCGCCGCCGGCACCGCGTCCGCCGGCGCCGCGTCCGCCGCGCCCCCGTCCGGCACGGGCGCCGGGAAGGCGCCCAAGGCCGCCTTCACCCTCACCATCGCCCACAACAACGACGGCGAGTCCGCGCTCACGCCCACCGAGATCGACGGCGGCGAGTACGGCGGCGTCGCCCGCTTCGCCTCCGTCGTGGAGCGCATCGAGCGCGAGTCGCTGAGCGGCCGGCCCGCTCCGGGGCAGTCCGGCAAGCGGGGCTTCCTCCTGCTCAACTCCGGCGACAACTACCTGGCCGGCGCCGAGCTCAACGCCTCCCGCCAGGAGGGTGCGCCCTTCTACGACGCCGTGGCGGTCGACTACCTCGACTACGACGCCCTCGCCATCGGCAACCACGAGTTCGACTTCGGGCCCGAGACGCTCGCCCGCTTCATCTCCTCGGTGCCGGACACGACGTTCGTGTCGGCCAACCTCGACGTGTCGGGCGTGCCCTCACTGGCGGCGCTGGCCGCGGACGGCTCGATCGCCGCCAGCACGGTCGTGCGCGAGCGCGGTGAGCGCATCGGCGTCATCGGCCTCACGACGCCCGAGCTGCCGACCATCTCCTCCCCCGGCGACGTCGTCGCGCGGCCGGAGCTGGTCGACATCACCCAGGCGCAGGTCGACCTGCTCACCGACTCCGGCGTCGACATCATCGTGCTGCAGTCGCACCTGCAGGACATCAACGAGGAGCTCGAGCTCGTCACCGAGCTGAGCGGCGTCGACGTCGTGATCGGCGGTGGCGGTGCGGAGCTGCTGGCGGACGAGGACGACCTGCTCGTGCCCGGCGACACGCGCCTCGACGACTACCCGCTGTACTCCACGGACGCCGACGGCGTCGAGGTCCCGGTCGTCACCACGCTCGGCTCCTGGCGCTACGTGGGCGCGCTGACGGTGAACTTCGACCGCAGCGGCGAGGTCCTCTCGGTCGACGAGGACGCCTCCGGCGTCCGCCGCGTGTCCTCGGTCGGCCCCGACGCGGTCGAGCCCGACCCGTACCTGCTGGAGAACGTCGAGGAGCCCGTGCAGGACTACCTCGACGCGCTCGAGGCGAACGTCGTGGCGCAGAGCCAGGTCGTCCTCGACCTGCAGACCGTCGACGTCCGCACCGGCGAGTCCAACGGCGGCAACCTCATGGCCGACATGCAGCTCGCCATCGCCACGCAGCAGGCCGCCGAGTTCGGCACGCCCGTGCCGGACCTCGCCTTCCACAACGGCGGCGGCATCCGCGGCAACATCGACCAGCCCGAGGGCCCGATCACCGAGGCGGACACGTTCCGCATCGCGGCGTTCTCCAACTTCGTGTCGGTCGCGCCGGAGTACACCGCGGCGCAGCTCAAGCAGCTGCTGGAGACCGGTGCGGCGTCCTACCCGGCCGCCAACGGCGCGTTCGTGCAGATCGCCGGCGCGAGCTACACGATCGACGCGTCCCGCCCGGCCGGTGACCGCATCACCGAGCTCACGCTCGACGACGGCACCGAGATCATCTCCGGCGGCGTCGTCCTCGACCCGACGAGCACGTACGCGGTCGCCTCGAACGACTTCTCGCTGGCCGGTGGCGACGGCTACCCGGCGGTCGACTTCGTGCGGCTCGGCGTGCAGTACCAGCAGGGGCTCGTCACGTACCTGAGCGAGGACCTCGGCGGCGTCGTGACCGCGGCGGACTACCCCCGCGGCGGCGAGGGCCGCATCACGATCCTGCCGTGACCGGCAGGTCGTCGGCGGCAGGCCGCTGACACCGCGGAGGGGCCCCGACCGGACCGGTCGGGGCCCCTCCTGCGTGCGTCTCGAGGACGGGGCGAACGCGCCCGCGGACCGGCGCCCGCGGCCTCAGTCCGTCGCGTCGTCCTCAACGGCGGCGCGGCCCACGACGAGGCGGTAGCCGACGTTGCGGACGGTGCCGATGAGGTGCTCGTGCTCCGCGCCGAGCTTCGCGCGCAGCCGGCGCACGTGGACGTCGACGGTGCGGGTGCCGCCGAAGTAGTCGTAGCCCCACACCTCCTGCAGCAGCTGTGCGCGGGTGAACACCCGGCCGGGGTGGGCGGCCAGGAACTTCAGCAGCTCGAACTCCTTGTACGTGAGGTCGAGGACGGTGCGCCGGACGCGGGCGGTGTACGTGCTCTCGTCGATGACGACGTCGCCCGCGACGATCTCCCCCGGCCCGTCCGCCGCGTCGTCGCGCGGCGCGACGGCCGCCGCCGCGAGCCGCACGCGCGCGTCGACCTCGGCCGGACCCGCGTCGTGGAGGACGACGTCCGTCACGCCCCAGTCACCGGACACCGCGGCGAGGCCGCCCTCGGTGAGCACGGCCAGCACGGGGGTGTCCGGCGCCGTCGTCCGCAGCAGCCGGCACAGCGCGCGCGCCGCGACGAGGTCGCGGAGGCAGTCGACGAGGACGACGTCGGCGTCACCCAGGTCGACGAGGGCACCCGGCACGCCCGGCAGGACGTCGACCCGGTGCGGGAGCAGCGCGAGGGCGGGCAGGGCGGAGGTGGAGGGGCTGAGGACGTCACCGAGCAGCACGAGTCGGGCCACGCCTCGTCCTCCTGTCGCCGTCGGATGGCTCGGCTCGGAGGATAGGGCGTGCCGGGCGCCGCCCCGGCGCTCGGTCCCGGTGCGTGCGGCCTCTGGCACGATGCCGGGGTGCTCGCCCGCGTGATCGTCCTGCTCGGCGCACTGGGGGCGGCCGCCGCTCTCACCCTCGTGCCGCTGCTGGCGGGCGGCCCGCTCGGGCCGTGGTGGACGTCGCTCGCCTTCGTCGCGGTCGTCGCGGCGGTCGGCTACGGGTGGACGCGGCTGCTCCAGGTGCCGGTCGGCTGGGGGGTCGGCTGGATCGTGGTGGGCACCGGCGTCACGGGGGCCGTCCTCGTGCAGCTCGACGGCACCGACGACCTCGAGTGGGTGCCCGCGGTCTTCGCCGTCGGGGTCGTCGTCGCCTTCGTGCACCAGATGGGCCGGCGCGACGGCCGGCCGCGCCTGGTCGAGTCCGTGTCCGCGAGCGTGAGCGGCCAGGCGGTCGTCCTGCTCGGCACCGGCTGGCTCGCCGCCGACGCCGGCACCGGCTCCGTCGCGCCGCTGCTGGTCGGCGCGACGGGGTGCGTGAGCGCGGCCCTCGTCATGAGCGTCCCGTGGCCCCGCCCGGTCACCCTCCCGCTCGCCACGGTCGCGGGCGGGCTGCTCGCGGGCGCCCTCGGCGGCTGGGTCGTCGAGGGCACCGGCGTGCTGCCGGCGCTCGCGCTCGGCGCGGTCTCGGGCGCGACGACCGCGGGCCTGCACGTGCTGCTGTACCGGCAGCCGACGACCTCGCACCGCCGCGCGGCGGTGTCCGCGGGGGCCGCGTGCGTCATGGCCGCCGGCCTCGGCGTGCACGTCGGCGCCCGCCTCACCCTGGGCTGAGCGCCGGCCGCCGGGCGCCGCCCCTCAGGTGCGCCGCCCGGCTGCCGATCGACGGGGTGGCCGCGGCGCTCCGACCGCGGCGGCAGCGACGGGGGGACGTCATGACCGGCACGCCGCAGCACCGCGCCGCCGTCGGCCGCGCACGCGGCACGAGGGCCCGTCGCCGCGCGTCCCTGGTCGCCTGGGTCGTCGCCCTCGCGCTGCCGGCGGCCGCGGCCGCGGCCCTGTGGACCGTCGGCGGCGCCGGGGTCGGCGGGGGCCGGGCGACGACCGCGCAGGACCTCGTCGTGACGCCCGGCACGGCCGGCGCGCAGCTGTTCCCGGGCGGCTCCGGCGACGTCGTGTTCGCCGTGTCGAACCCCAACCCGTTCCCGGTGCGCGTCACGGGCGTCACCCTCGGCGCCGTCACCGGCCAGGGCGCGTGCGGCGCGTCGAACTTCACCACCTCCGCCGGCACGGTCGCGCCGGTGACCCTGGCGGCCGGCGCCTCCGGCGACGTCACCGTGGTCGGCGGCCTCACGATGGTGGCCGCGGCGGGTGACGCGTGCCAGGGCGTCACCGTCCAGGTCGCGGGCACGCTGGTCGCCGCACAGGTCTGAGGCGGGCCGTGACCCGCCGCGCGCCGCGGGTGGGGCCCGCCCGCTCGGGGGCGCGCCTGCTCGCCGCGCTGCTCGCGTGGGTGCTGGTCTGGCTCGTGAACGCCGGCGCGGCGCACGCGTGGACCACGCCGGGTGCGGGGGCGGGGTCGGCCGGGGCCGCCACGCTCGCCGCGCCGAGCGCGGTGACCGCCCGGTGCTCGCTGCTGCTGCCGAGCGGCGTCGACGTCGCGTGGAGCCGGGCACCCCGGCCGTGCCCGGCACGCGCCACGTGGTCGCCCGCTCCGCCGACGGCGGGACGACGTGGACCGTGCTCGCGACGACCACCGCCACGTCCCTCGTCGACCAGCCAGGCCTCCTCGGCACGTACCGCTACCGCGTGACGTCGGTCGTCGGCGGCTGGAGCCGTGCGGCGGCGGCGCCCTACCCCACGCGGAACCTGACCCTCGGCCTGCTCTGCACGTGAAGGCGCGTGCCGTGCGCCGCCCGGTTCGTCGCGCACGAGGCGGCCCGCGGATCCGCATGCCGGACGGCCCGGGAACACGCGCGCCCCGCCACCGCTTGGTTCGGTCGTGGACCCCCTGCTCGCGCGCGCGCTGCTGCTCGCCGCCGTCATGGCCGCGGTCGTCGTGGCCGGCCTGGTCGTGCGTGCCCGGGAGCGGCGCGTCCGGCGCCGCGACCTCGCGCCCACGACCGCGGCCGTCTCCCTGCCCGACCTCGCCGCCGGGACGCTCGACCGGCCGGCGGGGACCGTCGCGACCGTCGTGGTCGTCGGCACCCGGGCCTGCTCGGACTGCGCCCGTACCCTCGCCGCGCTCCGGGCCGCCCTCGGCGCACGTCCGGGCGTGACGGTCGCGCACGTGCTCGCCGAGCGCGTGCCGGACCTCGTCGAGCGGCTCGACGTCCGCACCGCCCCGACCGTCCTCCTTGCCGACGCGGCCGGCGTCGTCGTGGTCTCGCACCCCGGCGCGGTCGACGCCGACCGGGTCGCCGCGGCGCTCGACGTGCTCGCGGCCGGCCGCCGCCCCTCGCTGGACGCGGCGCCGCCGGCGACCCGGAGCGCGGCGTGACGGGCACGGCGATCGCGCCCGGCACGGCGGCCGGCCCGCGCCCGCCGGGAGCGGTCGACCCCCGCGGCCCGCGCGTCGCCGCGGCCGGCACCTCGCTCGTCCTCGCCGCGACCGTGCTCACCGGGTCGGTGTGGCTGCTCGCGCTCCAGGCGGTCGTCTTCGCGCTCACGGTCGTGCTCGGTCCGGGCCGCGGCCCGTGGGGCGCCCTGTTCCGGGTCGCCGTGCGACCGCGGCTCGGCCCGCCCGCGTTCTGGGAGGACGCCGCCGCGCCGCGCTTCGCCCAGCTCGTGGGGCTCGGAGTCGTCGGCGCGGGCCTCGCGCTGTGGGCGCTGGGCGTGCCGGGAGCGGTCGTCGGCTCCGCCGCGGCGGCGCTCGTCGCCGCGGGCCTCAACGCCGGCTTCGGCATCTGCCTCGGCTGCGCGCTGTACCGGGCCGGCCTGCGCCGGCGGCGCCTCAGTAGACGAGCGAGCGGGCGCCCGGCGCCATGACCTCCTGCACGAGCACGGCGGCGCCGGCGATGCGCGCCCCCGGCACGAGGTCGGCCTCGGTGAGCGAGCGGCGCGCCGCGCACTGCGAGCAGACCGTCACCGTCCCCTCGGTCGCGACGAGCGCGAGGAGCTCGAGCGGGTCGGCCGCGTGCTCGAGCACGAACCCCTCGGCGCCGCGCACCGCGAGCCGGGTCGCCTCGCCGGTCAGCCAGAGCGACACCGCCACCCCGGCGGCGACCGCGGTCGAGGCGACCGTCAGGGCCTGGCTGCAGCGCTCGGGCGCCTCCGCCCCGCACGTGACCTTGACCACGAGGGAGGCCGGCGCGGGGTCCGGGGAGAGCTCGTCCACGCCGCCGAGGCTACGATGGCCGCATGCTCGAGGCCGTCTTCACGGGGCTCCTGGTCCTCTCGTCGCTCGCGATCGGCTGGGTCGGCCTCGTCGTCCTCTACAAGCTCTTCGCGGGTCAGCGCTGAGGCGCGGCCGCACCCGGACCGGCACCCCGTGAGCCCCGCCCGACCCATCGAGATCCCCGCCGACCTCGCGCGCCCGCTCGTGGCCGTCGGCTGGCTCGTCGGCACGTGGCAGGGCGCCGGCGAGGTCACGTACCCGACCATGGACCGCGCGGTGCCCTTCGGGCAGGAGGTCCGGGTCACGCACGACGGCCGGCCGTTCCTGCGGTGGGACTCCCGCACGTGGCAGCTCGACGAGGCCGGCGCGCTCGGCCAGCCGCTCGCGACGGAGACCGGCTTCTGGCGCGTGCCCGGCGGCGAGGCCGGCGTCGACGGCACCGACGTCGAGCTCCTGCTCGTGCACCCCATGGGCTACCTCGAGCAGTACCTCGGCCGCGCCCACGCCGGGAAGATCGAGCTGAGCACCGAGCTGGTCGCCCGCTCCACGGACGCCGCGGAGTACTCCGCCGCGCAGCGGCTGTACGGCTACGTGCAGGGCGACCTGCTGTGGGCCATGGACATGGTCGCCGTCGGGCAGCCGATGGGCTCGCACGCCTCGGCCCGCCTCAAGAAGGTCGCGTGAGCACCGCCGCCGGGATGCCGTCGAGCTCCGCCGGAGCGGTCCTCGTCGCCGACGGACCGGACGCGGGTGTGCCCGCGCACTACGGCGACCCGGTCCGCGAGCAGCGGCTGCTCGAGGAGGGCCTCGCCCACGTCGACCTGTCGACCCGCGGCGTCGTCACGGTGACCGGCCCCGACCGGCTCACGTGGCTGCACTCCCTGACGACGCAGGACCTGCGCACGCTGCCGCCGCGCACCTCGACCGAGGCGCTGCTGCTGAGCCCCAAGGGCCACGTCGAGCACGAGCTCCACGTGGTCGACGACGGCAGCACCACGTGGCTCGTCGTGGAGCCCGGGACGGCACCGGACCTCGTCGCCTTCCTCGACAGCATGCGCTTCATGCTTCGGGTGGAGGTCGCCGACGTCACCGCGGACTGGGCGGTCGTCGGCGAGCCCGTCGCGCGGGAGTCCGGCGAGGGCGAGCCGCTCGCCTGGGTCGACCCGTGGCCGCGGACGGGCGCGGTGAGCGCGGGCTACGGCAGCGACGACGCGAGCCACCCGGGACGCGAGCGCGCCTGGCGCGAGGTCCTCGTCCCCCGCGACCGGCTCGAGGCGGTGCTCGCCGAGCGCCCGCGCGCGGGGGTGTGGGCGGCCGAGGCGCTGCGCGTGGCGGCCGGGCGGCCGCGCCACCTGCGCGAGACCGACCACCGCACCATCCCCCACGAGCTCGACTGGCTCCGCACCGCCGTGCACCTGCAGAAGGGCTGCTACCGCGGGCAGGAGACCGTCGCCCGGGTCCACAACCTCGGCCGACCGCCCCGGCGCGTCGTGCTCCTGCACCTCGACGGGTCCGGTCACACGCTGCCCGCCGAGGGCGCGGAGCTGCACGCCGTCGACGGCGGGCGCGCCGTCGGGCGGCTCACGACCGTCGTGCGGCACCACGAGCTCGGGCCGATCGCGCTCGGCGTGGTCAAACGGAGCACGCCGGTCGACGCGGTGCTCGTCGCCGACGGGGTCGCCGCCTCGCAGGACGTGCTCGTCCGGCCGTAGCCGAGCACTAGGGTCTGCGGCCGTGAGCCGCTTCCTGCGCCCGCCCGCCGGCACCATGATCACCGTCGCACCGACCGGGGCGGAGTCGCGCCGGGCGGACGTGCCGAACCTCCCGACGACACCGGAGGAGATCGCGGCCGAGGCCGCCGCGTGCGAGCGGGCCGGCGCGGCCATGGTGCACGTCCACGTGCGCGACGCCGAGCACGCGCCGACCCTCGACCTGCCGCGGGTGCGCGAGACCCTGGCCGCGGTGCGGGAGGCGTGCGGCCTCGTCGTGCAGCTGTCGACCGGCGGCAGCGTCCACGACCCGCTCGACGCCCGTCTCGCGGTCCTGGACGCGGAGCCGGACTCGTGCTCGCTCACGCTCGGCACCGTCAACTTCGGCGACGACGTGTTCATGAACCCGTGGGGCTTCGTCGTCGACCTGTTCCGCGCGGCGCGCGAGCGCGGCATCGTGCCGGAGTTCGAGGTCTTCGACCTCGGCCAGCTCGCGACGCTGCGCCGGCTCCTGGACCGCGAGGGCCTGCCCGCCGGGGGGAAGGTGCACGTCGACCTCGTCATGGGCGTGCCCGGCGGCATGCCCGGCACGGCCGACACGCTCGTCGCGTGCGTCGCGGCGCTGCCGCCGGAGGTGACGTCGTGGTCGGCCACGGGCATCGGCCGCTCGCACCTCACCGTCCTCGCCGCCGCGCTGGCGGCGGGCGGGCACCTGCGCGTCGGCATGGAGGACGTGCTCGTGTGGTCCCGCGGGCCGGAGGGGGCCGTGCCGGTCGGGTCCAACGCCGACCTCGTCGCGCGCGCCGCCGGGGTGGCGACGCAGCTGCAGCGCCCGCCGCTGCCCGTGGCCGCCGCGCGCGAGCTGCTCGGGCTCGACGCCGCCCGCGCGTCGGTCGCCTGAGCCCGGCCCGCAGCCGGGCGCGAGCGCCTAGGCTGCGGGACATGTCGTCGTCCGGTACGCCGTCGCCCGTGGAGCCGCAGCCCGGTGGGCGGCGCCGTCTCGACCACGTCCTCGCCGAGGACTTCCTCGACGGGCTCGGCGAGATGCCCGTCGAGGACCTGCGCGCCCGGCGCGCGGAGGCCGAGCAGGAGGAGACCGACCTCAGCTACGCGCGGCGGCTGCTGCACGGCCGGCTCGACCTGCTGCGCGCCGAGCAGCGGGCGCGCCAGGAGGGCGCGAGCCTCGCCGAGCGCTCGACCGAGGAGCTCGTCGCGAGGCTGGCCCGCACCCTCGCCGACCCGCCCGGGCAGAGCCACGGCCTCGGCCGGCACGGGCTGGCCGAGCCGAGCCGCGTCGGGGAGCACCGGCGCGCCGCCGAGGCGGCGGTCGCCGACCCGTCGATCAGCGACCCCGGCTCCCTCGACGACGCGGGGCTCGCGGCGGCGGTCGAGCGGCTCCAGGCCCTCGCGGACGCCGTCGGCCGCCAGCGGACCGCGGTCCAGCACGCCGCCGACGCCCTCAAGGACGAGATCGGGCGCCGCTACCGCGACGGGCTCATGACCGTGGAGGACGCTCTTCCCACGTCCCGCGACTGAGTCCGCGCCGCGCCCGCGCGCGCGCCATCCGGCCGGATTCCGGACGTCCCGACCACCCGCGGCCCTCATCGCGCGCGTCTCCCCCGGA
This region includes:
- a CDS encoding bifunctional metallophosphatase/5'-nucleotidase gives rise to the protein MSQAHRRGALAAVAAVALAAAGTASAGAASAAPPSGTGAGKAPKAAFTLTIAHNNDGESALTPTEIDGGEYGGVARFASVVERIERESLSGRPAPGQSGKRGFLLLNSGDNYLAGAELNASRQEGAPFYDAVAVDYLDYDALAIGNHEFDFGPETLARFISSVPDTTFVSANLDVSGVPSLAALAADGSIAASTVVRERGERIGVIGLTTPELPTISSPGDVVARPELVDITQAQVDLLTDSGVDIIVLQSHLQDINEELELVTELSGVDVVIGGGGAELLADEDDLLVPGDTRLDDYPLYSTDADGVEVPVVTTLGSWRYVGALTVNFDRSGEVLSVDEDASGVRRVSSVGPDAVEPDPYLLENVEEPVQDYLDALEANVVAQSQVVLDLQTVDVRTGESNGGNLMADMQLAIATQQAAEFGTPVPDLAFHNGGGIRGNIDQPEGPITEADTFRIAAFSNFVSVAPEYTAAQLKQLLETGAASYPAANGAFVQIAGASYTIDASRPAGDRITELTLDDGTEIISGGVVLDPTSTYAVASNDFSLAGGDGYPAVDFVRLGVQYQQGLVTYLSEDLGGVVTAADYPRGGEGRITILP
- a CDS encoding winged helix-turn-helix transcriptional regulator, which translates into the protein MARLVLLGDVLSPSTSALPALALLPHRVDVLPGVPGALVDLGDADVVLVDCLRDLVAARALCRLLRTTAPDTPVLAVLTEGGLAAVSGDWGVTDVVLHDAGPAEVDARVRLAAAAVAPRDDAADGPGEIVAGDVVIDESTYTARVRRTVLDLTYKEFELLKFLAAHPGRVFTRAQLLQEVWGYDYFGGTRTVDVHVRRLRAKLGAEHEHLIGTVRNVGYRLVVGRAAVEDDATD
- a CDS encoding DUF4395 domain-containing protein is translated as MTGTAIAPGTAAGPRPPGAVDPRGPRVAAAGTSLVLAATVLTGSVWLLALQAVVFALTVVLGPGRGPWGALFRVAVRPRLGPPAFWEDAAAPRFAQLVGLGVVGAGLALWALGVPGAVVGSAAAALVAAGLNAGFGICLGCALYRAGLRRRRLSRRASGRPAP
- a CDS encoding DsrE family protein, translating into MDELSPDPAPASLVVKVTCGAEAPERCSQALTVASTAVAAGVAVSLWLTGEATRLAVRGAEGFVLEHAADPLELLALVATEGTVTVCSQCAARRSLTEADLVPGARIAGAAVLVQEVMAPGARSLVY
- a CDS encoding FABP family protein; this translates as MSPARPIEIPADLARPLVAVGWLVGTWQGAGEVTYPTMDRAVPFGQEVRVTHDGRPFLRWDSRTWQLDEAGALGQPLATETGFWRVPGGEAGVDGTDVELLLVHPMGYLEQYLGRAHAGKIELSTELVARSTDAAEYSAAQRLYGYVQGDLLWAMDMVAVGQPMGSHASARLKKVA
- the ygfZ gene encoding CAF17-like 4Fe-4S cluster assembly/insertion protein YgfZ; protein product: MPSSSAGAVLVADGPDAGVPAHYGDPVREQRLLEEGLAHVDLSTRGVVTVTGPDRLTWLHSLTTQDLRTLPPRTSTEALLLSPKGHVEHELHVVDDGSTTWLVVEPGTAPDLVAFLDSMRFMLRVEVADVTADWAVVGEPVARESGEGEPLAWVDPWPRTGAVSAGYGSDDASHPGRERAWREVLVPRDRLEAVLAERPRAGVWAAEALRVAAGRPRHLRETDHRTIPHELDWLRTAVHLQKGCYRGQETVARVHNLGRPPRRVVLLHLDGSGHTLPAEGAELHAVDGGRAVGRLTTVVRHHELGPIALGVVKRSTPVDAVLVADGVAASQDVLVRP
- a CDS encoding 3-keto-5-aminohexanoate cleavage protein — its product is MSRFLRPPAGTMITVAPTGAESRRADVPNLPTTPEEIAAEAAACERAGAAMVHVHVRDAEHAPTLDLPRVRETLAAVREACGLVVQLSTGGSVHDPLDARLAVLDAEPDSCSLTLGTVNFGDDVFMNPWGFVVDLFRAARERGIVPEFEVFDLGQLATLRRLLDREGLPAGGKVHVDLVMGVPGGMPGTADTLVACVAALPPEVTSWSATGIGRSHLTVLAAALAAGGHLRVGMEDVLVWSRGPEGAVPVGSNADLVARAAGVATQLQRPPLPVAAARELLGLDAARASVA
- a CDS encoding RsiG family protein produces the protein MSSSGTPSPVEPQPGGRRRLDHVLAEDFLDGLGEMPVEDLRARRAEAEQEETDLSYARRLLHGRLDLLRAEQRARQEGASLAERSTEELVARLARTLADPPGQSHGLGRHGLAEPSRVGEHRRAAEAAVADPSISDPGSLDDAGLAAAVERLQALADAVGRQRTAVQHAADALKDEIGRRYRDGLMTVEDALPTSRD